The genomic segment GAATTGATTGGACGGGGCGCGGTAACGGAAAGAACTGTTGATGACCGGCGCCTGCTTGTCTCGCAGCGCCAGCAGGCAGTTGAGCAGCGTCAGAACTCGCTCGCCCTTGAAGAAGCCAAGGTTGTCCAGCAGACCGCGACGCTCAAACGTCTCCAATGGGGACTTGAAAACGCAAATCGCCAGCTGGACAACACAGTGCTGCGCGCGCCCTTCGATGCGATTGTGCGCACGGAAGCTGCCGAACCGGGACGCCTGGTCAGTGTCAACGACGCGGTTGTTTCGCTTTACAGCAGCGACGAGTTCGAGGTGCGCTTTACGCTCTCCGACAACCAGTATGGGCGCTTGCTTGCCGACAGCGGAACGGTCGTAGGCCGGCCGGTGGAAGTGACCTGGTATCTCGGCAACAAGGCTGTCTCCTATCCGGCGACCGTGAGCCGGATCGGCGCGGATGTTGCCAGCACGCGCGGCGGTGTCGAAGTGATCGCCGTGATCGACAGCGCGGACGCGGCCGTTCCTCTTCGCCCCGGTGCCTTTGTAGAAGTGACCCTGCCGGACCGGACCTATCCCGACAGTTTCCGAATTCCGGAGACCGCGTATTACGGTGGAGGGACGGTCTATGTCGTCGTCGACGACAGGCTAGAGCCGCGCGAAGTTGATGCTCTTGCGATCGATGACGGCTTCATACTCGTCAGCGGCGACCTGCAACCGGGCGAAACC from the Roseibium sp. HPY-6 genome contains:
- a CDS encoding HlyD family efflux transporter periplasmic adaptor subunit, yielding MLQSLPQDSGNKPVSEVLPPVDPQSGGGWKRAMLILKALLQALIAFAILLGAFQGLKTLVATKPEVPKRPIVERSYAVETATLEKGSFAPDINVFGETTAGREVELRALVAGEVTEAHPNLKAGGHISQGDVLLAIDRFDYEGAVTEAEANLAEARAGLVESEGRVELEKANVVRAREQLDFAQRDLERAEELIGRGAVTERTVDDRRLLVSQRQQAVEQRQNSLALEEAKVVQQTATLKRLQWGLENANRQLDNTVLRAPFDAIVRTEAAEPGRLVSVNDAVVSLYSSDEFEVRFTLSDNQYGRLLADSGTVVGRPVEVTWYLGNKAVSYPATVSRIGADVASTRGGVEVIAVIDSADAAVPLRPGAFVEVTLPDRTYPDSFRIPETAYYGGGTVYVVVDDRLEPREVDALAIDDGFILVSGDLQPGETLLTTRIPEAGAGLLVNDVTGAAAAGTQSAAGPSAKAE